A section of the Flavobacteriales bacterium genome encodes:
- a CDS encoding aspartate carbamoyltransferase catalytic subunit: MNGLSVKHLLGIKYITKEDIELIFQTADEFKEVINRPIKKVPSLRDITIANLFFENSTRTKLSFELAEKRLSADVINFSASGSSVKKGETLLDTVNNILAMKVDMVVMRHPLPGAGQFLSKNIDAVIVNAGDGTHEHPTQGLLDAFSIRERYGEVVGKKVVIVGDILHSRVALSNIFALQKLGAEVKVCGPATLIPKYIESLGVKYEPNLIKALEWCDVANMLRIQMERLDVKYFPSLREYTLQYGLNKQILDKLDKEITIMHPGPINRGVEVTSDVADSDQAIILDQVENGVAVRMAVLYLLAGKIE, encoded by the coding sequence AAGTACATCACCAAAGAGGATATTGAACTGATATTTCAGACGGCTGATGAATTCAAAGAGGTCATCAACCGACCTATAAAGAAGGTTCCTTCGCTACGCGACATTACCATTGCCAACCTCTTCTTCGAGAATTCCACCAGAACCAAACTCTCGTTCGAATTGGCCGAAAAGCGCCTTTCGGCTGATGTTATCAATTTTTCTGCATCAGGTTCATCCGTAAAGAAAGGAGAAACGCTGCTTGATACGGTGAACAACATCTTGGCCATGAAAGTGGACATGGTCGTTATGCGACATCCATTGCCTGGGGCAGGACAGTTTCTCTCGAAGAACATAGATGCAGTGATTGTCAATGCCGGTGATGGCACGCACGAACACCCCACGCAAGGACTGTTGGATGCATTTTCCATTCGTGAACGCTACGGTGAAGTGGTTGGAAAGAAAGTGGTGATTGTAGGTGATATTCTGCATTCAAGGGTGGCGCTTTCGAACATTTTCGCGCTGCAAAAACTGGGGGCAGAAGTAAAGGTCTGTGGTCCGGCAACACTTATTCCGAAGTACATCGAATCGCTTGGCGTGAAGTACGAACCAAATCTTATTAAAGCACTCGAATGGTGCGATGTGGCAAATATGCTCCGTATTCAGATGGAGCGGTTGGACGTGAAGTATTTCCCATCGTTGCGAGAATACACGCTTCAGTATGGTCTGAACAAACAGATTTTGGATAAACTCGACAAAGAGATAACGATCATGCATCCTGGGCCAATTAACAGAGGCGTGGAGGTGACATCCGATGTGGCAGACAGCGATCAGGCCATCATTTTAGATCAGGTTGAGAATGGTGTGGCCGTCAGGATGGCGGTTCTTTATCTTCTTGCAGGAAAAATAGAGTAG
- a CDS encoding anti-sigma factor antagonist (This anti-anti-sigma factor, or anti-sigma factor antagonist, belongs to a family that includes characterized members SpoIIAA, RsbV, RsfA, and RsfB.) — protein MNFEIDKKDNYAVVKVKAEKLDSQISPSLKSELVVLNADEFSNIIIDLTETRYCDSSGLSAILVANRLCKNSGGTFVLCGLQRSVSKLISISQLDTILNITPTFEEAVDFLALESIEKGLGSEES, from the coding sequence ATGAATTTCGAAATAGATAAGAAGGACAATTACGCAGTTGTTAAGGTGAAGGCTGAAAAACTGGACAGTCAGATTTCGCCATCGCTTAAATCGGAGTTGGTTGTTCTGAATGCAGATGAGTTCAGTAACATCATTATCGACCTTACTGAAACACGCTATTGTGACAGTTCTGGTTTGAGCGCCATCTTGGTGGCCAACCGTCTTTGCAAGAACTCTGGCGGAACATTCGTACTGTGTGGTCTTCAGCGCTCGGTTTCTAAATTGATCTCTATTTCACAATTGGATACCATCCTGAATATCACACCGACCTTCGAAGAGGCTGTGGATTTTCTTGCATTGGAATCCATCGAAAAGGGTCTTGGTTCAGAAGAATCTTAA